Sequence from the Larimichthys crocea isolate SSNF chromosome XXIII, L_crocea_2.0, whole genome shotgun sequence genome:
TAAATGAATTGCCAAagagtctggtggctttgaaaaAAGTGATATAAAAGGTTGTTTCTGTTGGGATGCTTGCTGTCAGACACTTAGAGTAACAATGTGAGCCTATAATttgcagaaacaaacacttttagtGGATGTACTATTTCATGGCTGCCAGCTAAGGCCGCATTCACGGATaataagtttttattttgctgattaaccaGCTTTATCGATGTcagcgctccctcactctcattcactgtctatgtctctctcccaaattaaacttctttgtgtctctattttgcagcataaattgtgagtcagacacagatttagaagctgggtactaaaaacaaagccagaacacaacaggtagagtatcagagtttagtccatgaatccacctggatagtttcagtttcagagacatttcaggctgactgtggaggtttgaccggtctgagcgtctgattggcggctgcAGCGTGACGTCGGGCTGCTTTTATCCAAAAGCTGGATCCAACTTTTGCCGCCGCATGTTGCTGCGTTTTTGGCGGACGCCCCTGATCACCACAGCCAAAACAGACTGCtagattctgtctgaatgcagcctaaGGTGAGCTGGTGGACCAGTCCCAAAACTTTTTGTATCTACTTAGAGTCCTAAATATGTAAAACTAGGGCCCAGATTTTAAAATACTGGAAttaccatttaaaaaatgaccaaattcTTTGATATCAGCTTCTGTGATGTGAATATTTGCAGATTTCTTCAGTCATCTatgaatatctttggattgAGGATGTTAGCTTCAGGCTTTTGAAAGCAGTTATCAAgatttttcaccattttatggaccaaaaaacaaatcaattaatcGAGAAAGTGATCAACAGATTCATtgataatgaaattaattgTTGGTTGGAGCCCTAAGTTTGGAGAGAGCCATTACAGAAGCTTTGTTTGAATGCCAAAAAGTCACCAACGTTACAGATTCATTGTGACAATGGTTGCTGGTAATACACACCAGATTACTCATCATATTTGCATGTTGACATCACTTCAGCCTCTTCGCGGCACATGTGGGCTTTTACCTTTCACCgcttcagacaaacaaaaaggtgTCTGTCCGTCCTGCGCTCCTCCTCTGCCGTGTCAGCTCAACAATGGGATTTCTGAAACCCGCTTATTAAACGTGTGGGATTGTTTCCTTTCAAACTCAAAGTCCCTCTGCTAGCACAGCAGCaggacacataaacacagtatGTAGGTcagtcaaacagtttgtgtctgcTCTCTCCATCCACGCCTGAGGTGAACTGACAGTAAAATCAAACACATTGTTTGCAGAGTGTGACTCATCTCACCGCGGAGGACCTGGGGAGGTGGAACAGGGGGTTTGCCTCCTCGTTCATGTTGCTACCGTTTCTACCAGTGACACAGTTAGTGCCAACATCTACCTGTCGGGCTGTTTTGACAGCAGCTGAGGCTCatgtttcttctctcttatGAGTGATGGCTAACCCCGacctcctctgtgtttatgGCAGTATGTCATAAACTGTGCCGGGCTACTTGTAgtgtgagcagagagaggagatgtcATGGGATGAAATCCATCCAGTGAATTACACGGACTAAACACACGGAATGTTCAATTTTCCATTTCATACAGTATAATGCTACGGCCATAAAAAGTGGCGCCATGGGTTTGTGTATTGAACCTAACAGGAGTGTGACAAAGCTTCAGCTGAGCTCTGGAACAAGCAGAACAGAATATATGGGACATGATATTCAGAGCTTAGAAAAGGAAACCTGGAGGAATTATGTCGAGTTCAAGAGGTAAAAGATGAAGTACTGTAACTCTGGATGTGATATAAGAGTAACATCCTCGAAGCaatgacggtataaagaatggacagtgtatgtgtgacgtcaGAGACTTTTTGAAGCCCAGTGTGGTGGCGTGgacgtggatcatctgtggacctgaggcgggctgaatgacgcctggttgcataaacaagccatctgtaacatcAAATGTCAATcaagcggccacactgttaattatggaTAACTTTAAcctttaatataatctgaacaggtgagttttatataaattcaccctcagtacagttgtcatgaacgggggaattagctatagagaccaaaactgttttttgtaccaggctgtaaacatgtttatttctgctgtgaagttggacatttgaacatggggacttatggagactgactcacttctggagccagcctcaagtggatgtttgaggaactgcagtttctggctcTTTCACATCAGTTTCACTTCAGTCGCGGAGGTTGTAACTTGGTTCAGAGCAACCAGACTCcattaacaaaaacaagtaatttTAACTCTTAGAACATGAGTTGCTTGACTTTCTctgcctcagtctgttagtttgtttgtcttactgtgtgactttgttgtttagcaggtataatgttctATAACGTTCTTTAAGCAGCTGTTGAAATTACAGGTTATTTAAAGATACACACTAAGACCTGCCGTGAAAATGCAACTTTTAGAAAAACGtaccacagtcagcctgaaatgtctctgaaactgagactatccaggtggattcatggactaaactacctgttgtgttctggctttgtttatttcatccacccagcttctaaatcggagtctgactcacaatttacgctgcaaaatagtgacacaaagaagtttaatttgcttTGTGTTCGATggtttgtgagagagagagagacatagacagtgaatgagagtgagggagcgccggcaTCAATAAACCGGTTAATCTCCTAAGTAATAATTTATTTCACAGCGGTTATCTTCAGCACCAAGGCCTAAAAGagcataataaaaaaacatgaaataaaacaaacgtCCCTTACCTCATTTTGGTACTCATTTTTATAGAGGTAGCATGAATGTTTATAATAGGACAAGCGCTTGTGACGATATCAGGTTCAGTTCATTTTACAGTCATATATTCAGTTTTAAAACTTCAAGAACAGCGAGCTCTGTCCGGATGCAGAGAGAAGGTCGGATGACATCAGTTTCATTGTCCTGTTGGACCGACTCAAGGCTGGACATCAGTGTGAATGATGGTCTGTAATTTCTTTTCTGGAGGGCGGATGTTAATGTGCACGGGCGCTGATTGGTGAGTCCTTGGATGGATTTTCTCCTGTACACCCTCCAACTCTTTCTGGACATGTTGTCCATTAAGCTCAACACTACCACTCTCTGTAACACAGCTTGCAAACAGCctcaaaatgcaaatgcaagCGCTTGTGGTATTTTTGGCATGCGAGTCACCTGTGTGTAGCTAGTGCCATCAATCAAAACTATGACGCAGAGCCAGTCCTTCTTAATGAGTTAACACAGGAGTCAAGGTTTGTCCTTCGATAGAGGTGCGTAGAGCTACAATTAgtaattatttgatttatttattaatgatttaatgtATAAAAATGCTCCCAGGGCACAAGACGGCATGTTCAAACTGCTTGATTTGCTAAGAGCTTAACATCAAAGACAACTACGTCAACTGTCGTAGCTGGCATACTGCAAcattcctctcctccaccaaGACTTGGCTTCGAAAACCTGCCCTCTTCTTTGGCCTCCTGTGTTGGAGGTCCACACACACCGCGCTGAGAGGGAAACGCCTGTAAGAGAATGAGCTCTAATCCAGCCGGTACGTCCTGCTTTGATGATGACCACCATTAACAATATAGCACACGACAATGCTCTCCACACTGTGCACTGATAATAGCAAAAAAGGCTGACCAGCTACAGTgttcagcagcttttttttccccatcagaTGGACCGACAGCTTGAAAGGTTTGACGTCAGAGAGACTTTGACAAGTTAtcgtttctttctttactttatcaaattatatattttaaaagcaCATGAAGTTAGGCAATGACATCACTCACCAGAGGGACCAGTACTGTTACATAACACCCAGACATTGCTGCAAGCGCCCCATAGCACTGCTCCAAatggtctctctctgtctgtctgcagtacATAAGCATACAGACTTATTTAAATCTAAGATAATTTGAGTCATATTATGAAAAAGACTGTTAACATTCATCGCCTGTACTTTAATTGGTGAAATATGTATGGTTACCCAGCTTATACGTTCTAATACCATCAGCTGTCGCTCAGCCctgtttgtgattttgttgttggaCCTGTGTTGATTTTAATCTGTGTGTCAATAACTCAGACGGTGTTGAAATGATAACAAACTAAAAGTAACATTCAGTAAGCAGATTTCACTTTCCAAATGGAAACTAGCTGAATGTTGTATAAGGGAtcaaaataacagtaaataagTGTATCAACGTATGGATGTGCTGCGGTCACTAGGGCATCACAGAACTTGACAGTGTCTCCTAGCAACCTCAGGTCTCATATGTCAGTCAGCTGTTGCCATGGGTAACGCCCTCCCAGACATTTGAAGttcaaaaaaagttgaaatttcaTAATttccgtacacacacacacacacacacacacacacacacacacacacacacacacacacacacacaaaaaggggggATTCCATTTTAGAAGTACGTGGAGCTACATCCAAGAGCACACGTGTCACATTCCTCAGAAATATATTCCTAAAAATCACGTGTCACACTAAAAACACTGGCAGCCAGCACACATCCACCgccaatgaaaacacacactgccggctcagagacagaaacagagcatGCAAATGAGGCAGCGCGCTCCCAAAGAGGaaagtgatgtcatgtgatAATAATGATGCTGTAAAATAAGACTCAGCCAGAGAGAAAAGTCTACGCTTGGCGAGCGGGCTGCAGTTCTGACTTCAGGAGTATGAACCGCGTTTAATCTATTCCAGCTTCCAGccctgaaaaacacagattacaTAACTGCAGACCTCCAATGTATTCCCGGGCCTCTAAAGTATCTGAAAAGTATGTGTGCAGCCGTTGTGGCGAGGCGCTGAAAGTTTGGCTCGGTGTAAGTTTGTCTGGAAAACACATAGATCTCTTAGATACACTCGAACATACacaacatttactgtaaaagcaCTCCAGCGAGGAGGTCTCACAAGAAGTACCAGACAAGCAGAGAGCTGATGTAACCATAGCAAAGCTGGAAATATACCTTCTTTACCTGAGGAATATCTACGGATGTGATATGACGCCTACcgtttcatgtttaaatgttatatattctGCGCTATTTTTGCACAAATaagtataaatatatgaaacaaaTTTGCTTCTTCTCACAAATaagtataaatatatgaaacaaaTTTGCTTCTtctcttagtttttatgtcactATCTcttaaatatctttgtgttttggacaagtggcaacctccctgactgtgaaatgaagcGCTAAAcactgtaattcctcaaacgtccacttgaggatGGCTctagaacaagtcaatctccataagcccccatgttaaaacatgtttacagcctggtacaaaaaactgttttggtctctgtagctaatttctccgttcatgacaactgtactgagggtgaatttctatataactcacctgttcaaattatatcaaggcttagatttatgtataattaagagAGTCGctgctgtgattgacaggtaggtgctgctacagatggtttgtttatgtttatccACGTTTCTGAAAACAGTTTGAGCCTCTCGTGTTTTACATTTGACTCAGTTATCTTAAAGATGAATAGCCGGCACAGTCTCACATGcatgataaacattttttaacctCTTTCCGGGGTTGCAACATGACAGAGCCCCCAGAAACGTGAgaaatgttgctgtgttgtaGCTCTGCCTATTTATCTATAAGATAATCAGCTCTGTTACTTGAATGCAACACGCTTACCTCTTCGTCGGGTACAGTAGAATATTTGTTCTTCCACCTGGCACTGAGGCAGTTTGGACAGTTTGTAAGAAATATTAACAGGAACCATTTGGGAAACTTTTGAATTAGATCATCTTTGCCAAGAAGTTTAAACACTATGGATCATTTTGCATTAAAGATAGGCTCTCCATATGCTGTTAATGATGCAGAAATGTGGTTTAAAACTGCACTTTTCACCCAAAAAGTCTCTCTGTAGATGTCTTTTGACTTGTAAATAACCAAACCACACTTATACATTcaaactttacactgtaaagtTTGAATGTATAAGTATGCTGTAAACTTTACAGCATCATGCTGTAAACTTTACAGCATGATGCTGTAAAGTTTACAAAGTTTTGCTCAAATATTGTATAAATCACTGCCATATACCCAGTATTAAGTGTGCTTGCATCAAGTTAGCAAGCTAGGCTAACTAGCTTCTTCTTTCTGAACAAAAGCTAGTTAGCCTAGCTTTCTAACTTCCACATTAGGACTTAACAGCACGATGCTCCAGAATGTTGAATGTTGTATAAAGGACAAATAACTTCAATCGCCAACGGTACATAACCAGTGAGTGCTCTTGTATCAAATTAGCAAGCTAGGCTAACTAGCTTCTACCCTGAAGCTAATTAGCCTAGCTTTCTAGCTTCTACATTCAAACTTAACAGCATGACGGGTCCTGTTGAATGCTGTATAAGGGATAAATAACGGTACATAACCGGCGTTAAGTGTTCTTGTATCAAGTTAGCAAGCTAGGCTAACTTAGCTTCTGCTCTAAAATTGGAGCTAGTTAGCCTAGCTTGCTAACTTCCACATTCCAATTTAACAGAACAATGCTCTGAAATATTGAATACTGTAAAAAAGGGACAGATTATCTTAATCGCTAACCATACATAACCGACGTTAAGTGTGCTTGTATTAACTTAGCAAGCTAGGCTAACTAGCTTCTGCCCTGAAGCTAATTAGCCTAGCTTTCTAGCTTTTACATTAAAACCTAACAGCATGATGGGTCGTCCCGAATGTTGAATGTTGTATAAGAGACAAATAACGCTACATAACTGGCGTTAAGTGTGCTTGTATCAAGTTAACAAGCTAGGCTACCTAGCTTCTGCcctgaagctaagctaactagcttcGGCCCTGAAGctaattagctttagctttCTAACTTCTACATTCAAAGAATGTGGGATATTTGTTCTCTCAGCTGATATTGAGGGAGTTGGAAGCTATTCAAACAATGAAAGTATGAAATATTAACAGGAACAGTTGTGAAACTTTTGAATTGGATAATATTTGCCAAGAAGTTGCACAAAAGAAAGGCTCTCCATGTGCTGCTGGTGATACAGAAATGTGGTTTACGCCCAGTTTTTAACACAAAAAGTCCCTGTGCAGATGTGTTTTAGAAATAACCAAACTATATATACTGGGTATTAAatctacattttctttaaagctTCAGATTCAAGTGCAAATAAACTCCAGCAGGGTGGATGCATGTTGTCATGGAGTCTTGAACCCAGGTCAGCCAGTTTACAGCACACTTTCCCCTTCTCACAATAATACACACTGTCCTGCCCACCCAGAGTCCACACAATGGATCCACGCTGCACCTCACGTGTCAGACATGCAGCTCTCCAACATCAGAAATATCCTTATCATTTGTTGCACACAAGACAAGCTGCACATTATGCAGAAAACGTGGAGCTGTGGAGCACTATCTGATgcatttttatcatgttttgttaTGATGTTGTGATCCAAACCactgacagcagacagagagagattggTGGACAATGCTTGAAGCAGCACTTTGAGAGGAAAAGTCCACATTATAGAGCAGAGCAAGTAAACATCTCATGAGTGAGGATCAGCTAAGACAACAATAGACTAACAGGACATGCGCTGTAAACACCTCCAGCTCTAAACTCTGCTGTGTTAACACACAAAAGactagacagacacacaggttgtatttaataaaaaaacgctcagatagataaataaactcCTGTTCCTCCTTTAAATGAAGTTTCCAGCAGCCAGATTGACAGATCAGAGCTCTGGCTTCacaatataattaaaacaatcagTTAATTAATGATGAAAGCAGTCGACAGGAGTTGACATAAAGGAGCTCTTACcgtgttttctttgctgctttgttGCTTTTATATTCCGTTATTTTTCCaccctctttcctcctttcttcttttcttctcatgaTCAGTCGCGCAGTCTCACGCAGACACCAAAAATCTCGACCTCACTTCCATGTGCTCGCGACCAGGAGGACCACGCGCTCAGAGGGGAGAGCGCTCGGGATGCGTGACGTCACGGCGAGACGGGAAAGCCGGTCGACAAACCGGTGCAACATCAACCAGCACACAGGTATGTCATacctatatatatgtatgtatagagGTATGACATAATATATAATGCagaggctgcagtgtgtgtggtgatgagCTGCTTTCTATTAATATTCCCCATTGTGCATCACTTATACTCATATTTAATGATAATAAATCACAGAATTATACTATGTAAACAAGACTGCAGGCATCTATTGTCTATTTGCAAATGTAAGACTACCTGAATCACATCAGCAtggatgcatttttttaatttgaagcttttaatgtgaagaacacatgcacaaacttgtgtttttaagCATTTCTGCTGCatatttaagtgttttaaaTGCATATTTAGGTGAATAAAGTCTCATTCTGACCATAAATGACCTCATTTGTGCACAATACTGACACAAGTGACTCctttaataaaatacttcaaTAATATCTTCCAATAACAAGCTCCCATTTTGGTTGAAACTGAGCCATTGTTAGGTAAAAATCAGACTTTACACTGAGCTTACCTCGTCTTCTTTATGACCGTGCACTGGCAAAGCATCAAATGTGGCAGTTTTAAGTGATACATGATTCATTTTAACCTTCTAATGAGAAAGATTTGGGACTTTGAACCTAAACAGGATATTTTAATCCACGTCAGAGTCACTTTATTTACGTAGCTTACGTCCCCTCCTGTGACTCTGCAGCGACGTGCACATGAACTCATAGTAACTGTGATGGAGTGATGGAGTGAAGTGAACGAGGACACAAGTTCaagaagaaacatgttttttatatttcaaaaagaATCTAGGaacataatggaaaaaaaaacaaaacaaacaaacactgggtCTGAACATCCAGACAAATTGAGatccaaaaatacattttcttaggaaatattaattatatacaaaacataaacatttatattttaagtttGGGCCCCTCAACAGGATTAAGCcctattttttttgtttaatattttattaataaaaataaacttttaaatatttcatccaCCCATAACTTCAAATTGAGGCAGTTTTAACATTGAAATCAAACAAGATTCCAAACAACTTAATCCGTTTTGCATTTGCATGCAACAACAACTGTACACCCGAAGTCTTGAACttgcataaaaaacaaaaaaacaaaaacaaaagtcttaTGATTCAAACTTTAAGCGCGTGAGACGTGCTGCAGCTGTGACAGTCTCTGCTTTAAAAGTTCACTTTTCCTCCTCAGCTGTTCTTTGAGCGTGAGGAGTCTCTGTTCGTCTGACTGCATGCTGTAGATGCACTCTGTAGCCTTCTTCAGGATCACCACCTTGGCCGCCTTCTCGTTGTTGGCCACCTCTGGGATCTCGTCCCGCAGGGCGAAGAAGCTCAGCTTGAGCTCGTTCCTCCGCTGGCGCTCCAGCACGTTATGAGTCCGTCTCTTGTCGTAGTCCTCCGTGTCAGACGTCCGGGGACTCGAACACTTGCGGTTGCTGCTGATCTGTTTGAGGACCCTGCTGTggctacctcctcctcctcctccaccgccacCGCCGTTACCGCTGCCTCCTCCACTCCCACCACTCTCCAGCTTCAGCCTCTTGACAGCCGGCTGCTCGTGCCTCATGGATGGATGGGCGGCGTAATTGTGCTGGTGGGTGGAGACGTGGCATCTCTTCAGCACGAGCGGGCTCGGATGCCGGGTCTCCGACGGGCTGGGGTCGCTCCGTTTCACCGCCTGCCTCTTCTCCACTGTCACAACATcgatctcctcctcttcctcctggtcctcctcctcttcttcctcttcctcatcctcctcctcctcatcatcatctccatcttcatcttctgcaacacagaaaaaaaaagcaaaacattaacACTCTGGGACACATTAGGGGGGGGTTGCAATCCCTCCTTTAACATCAGATAATCTCACAGCAGTCTGCAGCATGACACGTCTCCACCTCCTGCCTGCAGATCATGGGAATCAAAGTGAAAGTGGAGACACCCCTTGCACACTCAGCTGAAAAGGGAAATTCCTAATTGCACAGGAGGGGTGTGACCCGCATCTTACCTGAGTCActacaactgctgctgctgctcccgcTGTTAGGTGGAGTATCCAATCCCAAATCCTTACTAGGCGGCGTGGCTGCACCCTGTTTGGGCGTCTCTGCTATCGGGTAGGGGAAAACCACAGATGGATCAATGCACTCCGACGCGGATGTGTTCAAATCTTGCAGGTAGCTGCTGTTTAGTCTCCATGCTCCAGCACCTCCTGCGCCGGCGGGCTCCGCGCACTCGCCGGCTGCAGACTCCTTCCTCGCTGCGTGCAAAGAGGCGAGCCGCTCGGACACAACCTTCTCCAGCTTAGCCGCGGCGGAGAAGCCGCTCCACATGCAGTCCTGGATGATGATGGACTTGAGGAAGGTCTGGGAGTAGTCTGCGTCGCAGATGATGCTCTGGTTGACCACGTCGTCGCCGAGGAACTCGGTCACCATCTCCAGCTGATCCGCCGTGGAGGGGAAGAGGCTTGACAGGGACGGCCGGCGGCTCGGTGAGAGGGGAGGGGTCGGCAGGAGCTCAAATTTCTTCCAGATGTCTTCACTCGGTGCCGGAGGCTGAAGCTGCTGAGGGTAGAAATCCTCCTCCTCGTTGTCATAGTAGAAATACGGTTGCAGGGAGTCGTAGTCGTAGTCGTAGTTTTTACTCGCCAAACTTGAATTCAGCggcatgtttgtctctgtagtAGTGGGTGCGGAGCCGGTTTCTGCAGGTTCAAAGCAGATGCAAGTGTAAGCAACATCACATGGTCACTCCAAAACAACCAACCCTCTGCCTGCCGGTTTGCACGCCGTGCATGCATGCACcggtgcagctgcagcagcaggtgctCAACTCAAGACAgcaaaaatttaattaaaccgTCACTAACACAcgttaaaacaacaacaaagctccCCTCCTCTTACCTTGTTGGTTTTTAAACAGTCGGCGGATGAAGACCGGGTGAAACCGACCCAAAAAAGGGCGCAAAAAGAGGGCGAGGAAACTTATTCCAACACGAAAGACACATTAAATCCTTCCACGGAGGAGGTGTTGCAATGAGCGTgcatggaggagaagaagaagaggtgtgtgtgcaagaagagagagtagagagagaggggtggtgCTGGttgctggtgctggtggagtCGTGGGaggtgtgttgtggtggtggtggtggtggagggagggaggggggaagcttttaaaaaaaacaggagtaGGCTGCACAAGCCGGCGAGGACGAGCCGCAGTCTGTCATCAGCAGCGTGGAATCACAGCTGAGCGCCGCGCCGGCTGCACATAATACGCCTCCAGCACGCCTCGCCCCTCCGCCGCCCCCCCTCCGCCGTTCCATGCGCCGGTTTTTTCCCGCGAAACGCTCAACCGGCTCTACaagcgtgaaaaaaaaaaaaaaaaaacacgcaacTAAACAATCCGAgcaaaaacacaatcacacgCGCACGCGTTTCAATGTCGATTTGACTTTGGTTTAGTCCCGTTTTGCATCGTTTTAAATGcgtgtttttttcctcaaccCGGGGCCTTTAAGAAGAGTGGAGGGGGGGGCATAGTAGAATAGAGCTCCCATTGACtggagacatgcaaaaaaaaaaaaaatagactaaTGTAAAGTAGTAGTAGGATGTAATTCAGATGTCATTTTTACTACAACCCCGCCTTAAAACACCGCAAACAACCCCAACTGTCTCATGCATGTTTTACATTCatcatgcttttaaaaaatagctgcataaaacttattttttaacGCATTAAATCCTGCAAATGATGCATGTTGTTGTGCAGCAGCTTACCTCGATATATCTGGCTGAAAACAGGCGATTTttcaaacaagcacacacactttaagtgactttttttggtgtgtgtgataaatgtgCACACAAGTAAAGTAAGAAATGTCCTCACTGGGTTTTTGAGGTTGGACAGATTGGCACCAATTAACTACAGGAAGGAAGTAATTAAAGGAATCAGATGGGTACCGCAGTTGGATGGAGgtgccctcctctcctctgccgtGATATTTGCACGCAGGGAGTGAGGGTGGATTGAGCGGACTCGAGGCGCCCTCTGCTGGCCCGCCACAGGGCTCCAGGGTCGGACTGCAGCCAGGTAGGTGCAGGGTCAACACAGATGGAGGTGAACTTTTAAACTCATCAAACAAACCAtccatgaagtgtgtgtgtgagagagagaggctggaggtAGATTGAAGATGTTGTCAGGACTGAGTGAGGGTGTAACACTTACACATGCCATAAAATAGGGCGAGTGGGTTAGTGGGGCTGTTTATTGAGGTTACTGGGTCACACTTCTGGAGTCCTGAaagtaaatgacaaaataatgtaaCGAAGCTCGCAGCCTTTTTTGGCAAAGTAGGCTGTGCTATTTATAATCAACACTGACAACTGTCACCTCCAGACGTTCTCTCTGGTGGCACGTGTATCAAAAGGATAATGAGCCAACAACGCCTCAGGCCACAcaggtgaacatccagggacaTGGAGATACCTGAGTGTTCACCTCAACGGCAAACTGTTAAAGTTTAGTCGTCTGAGGTCATtatggagtgtgcaggactctgttaaaaactttctatgactctgtggtggtccatatttctttgatttctgtctTATATGTCAATAAAAGTTACAACTAAAGCTGTTACAGGAAGAaggaaaactgcagttttctaCACTTTTCTGTGCTataattatgattaaaaatccatttatttgGCACATTATTGCTGAAATGATGTACCCTAAAGGCATGGCTCTAATGCCACTTGTAATTGTT
This genomic interval carries:
- the myca gene encoding myc proto-oncogene protein (The RefSeq protein has 4 substitutions, 1 non-frameshifting indel compared to this genomic sequence), with the protein product MPVSASLASKNYDYDYDSLQPYFYYDNEEEDFYPQQLQPPAPSEDIWKKFELLPTPPLSPSRRPSLSSLFPSTADQLEMVTEFLGDDVVNQSIICDADYSQTFLKSIIIQDCMWSGFSAAAKLEKVVSERLASLHAARKESAAGECAEPAGAGGAGAWRLNSSYLQDLNTSASECIDPSVVFPYPIAETPKQGAATPPSKDLGLDTPPNSGSSSSSCSDSEDEDGDDDEEEEDEEEEEEEEDQEEEEEIDVVTVEKRQAVKRSDPSPSETRHPSPLVLKRCHVSTHQHNYAAHPSMRHEQPAVKRLKLESGGSGGGSGNGGGGGGGGNHSRVLKQISSNRKCSSPRTSDTEDYDKRRTHNVLERQRRNELKLSFFALRDEIPEVANNEKAAKVVILKKATECIYSMQSDEQRLLTLKEQLRRKSELLKQRLSQLQHVSRA
- the myca gene encoding transcriptional regulator Myc-A isoform X1 encodes the protein MPLNSSLASKNYDYDYDSLQPYFYYDNEEEDFYPQQLQPPAPSEDIWKKFELLPTPPLSPSRRPSLSSLFPSTADQLEMVTEFLGDDVVNQSIICDADYSQTFLKSIIIQDCMWSGFSAAAKLEKVVSERLASLHAARKESAAGECAEPAGAGGAGAWRLNSSYLQDLNTSASECIDPSVVFPYPIAETPKQGAATPPSKDLGLDTPPNSGSSSSSCSDSEDEDGDDDEEEEDEEEEEEEEDQEEEEEIDVVTVEKRQAVKRSDPSPSETRHPSPLVLKRCHVSTHQHNYAAHPSMRHEQPAVKRLKLESGGSGGGSGNGGGGGGGGGGSHSRVLKQISSNRKCSSPRTSDTEDYDKRRTHNVLERQRRNELKLSFFALRDEIPEVANNEKAAKVVILKKATECIYSMQSDEQRLLTLKEQLRRKSELLKQRLSQLQHVSRA